CTGAATATAAACTTTATACCCTCCTCAAAGAAGAGCTTAAAAACGGATCGAATGACCTTGTGACGAGGTCAACGGGGCAGACGATAAGAGACAGGATAGAGCGGGATATTGCGAAAGAGAAAGATGGGGCGGTTATTGCCATTGATTTCTCCGGAATCGGGGTAATTGATTATTCCTGTGCAGATGAGATTGTGGCAAAGCTCATATCCAGACTTATAAGCGGCGAATACGGCGATAAATACATCGTGCTTACTGGTCTTAATGAAAATCAGAAGGAGAATATCGAGGTTGCCCTTGAGCGAAAAGACCTTGCAGCAATAGCGGAAATCAGGGATAATGGGAAAGTCCTTATTGGAAGCCTGAATAACTATCTTGTTGAAACGCTCAATCTGATATTTGAAAAAGGCAGCATTACTGCAAGTGATCTCTCAGATAGCCTTAAACTTCTTGCAAATACAAGCGGGACAAGGTTGTTGAATCTCCATAAAAAAAGGCTGGTAAAAAGGGTTCCTGAGAGAAGAAATGAAGGAACGGTGTGGGTGTATGAAAAGATTTAGTCTAAAAGGGGATTGAAATGACTAATATAATATACCTGATTGTTGGTCTCATATTAGGAGGTGCTGCCCTCTGGTTTATTCTAAATAAACAGCTTAAGCAGCGAGAAACTGAATTAAACAAACTGAGAGAAGAGTTAAAGACAGAAAGTCAGGCCAGAATAGAGGCCCAAACACGGCTTGATGAATTTGAAAAACAAAGGGAATATATTGAAGAAACGCTTAAGAATGAATTTGCTTCTCTGTCTTTAACAGCCCTTTCTAAAAACTCTGCTGAATTTCTGAAGCTTGCAGAACAAGCACTTGAATCAAAAACTACCGAAGGTAAGAAGGAACTTGAAAGCAAAAAAGAACTGATTGACCAGAACATTGAAGCCATAGGAAAAACACTGTCTGAGGTTCAAAGTAAAATTGAAAAAGTTAGTAAGGACAGTGGCGAAAAATTTACAGAAGTGGCCACCCTCATTAAAAAACATGAAGAGGTGACATTCAAGTTGA
This portion of the Pseudomonadota bacterium genome encodes:
- a CDS encoding STAS-like domain-containing protein: EYKLYTLLKEELKNGSNDLVTRSTGQTIRDRIERDIAKEKDGAVIAIDFSGIGVIDYSCADEIVAKLISRLISGEYGDKYIVLTGLNENQKENIEVALERKDLAAIAEIRDNGKVLIGSLNNYLVETLNLIFEKGSITASDLSDSLKLLANTSGTRLLNLHKKRLVKRVPERRNEGTVWVYEKI